One window of Thermocoleostomius sinensis A174 genomic DNA carries:
- a CDS encoding DNA topoisomerase IB, translating to MRRKGYRPHKRQHRHRGRQTRLHQHIRSVIVSDPVEAAKAAGLRYVTDDKPGIQRQRRGKSFIYIDVNGKRIRDPEEIQRINALAIPPAYRDVWICPLPNGHLQATGRDAKGRKQYRYHPLWRTVRDQTKFTRLLIFSQSLPTIRQQLAQDLALRGLPKRKVLAAVVQIMELTRIRVGNEEYARTNQSYGLTTLQDDHVAISGSTIRFSFRGKSGVEHDMKLTDRRLARIVKQCQEIPGQDLFQYVDEDGSYQTIGSADVNEYLREMTGEDFTAKDFRTWAGTVLVASHLMQVGSFTSQTAAKKNITQAIKAVAAHLGNRPATCRKYYVHPAILDCYLNETLHQIMEVHLQTNVQEMHGLRPEELAVVAVLEQRLMHEQLSLQEQKVAS from the coding sequence ATGCGGCGAAAAGGGTATCGGCCACACAAGCGTCAACATCGGCATCGAGGACGACAGACACGCTTGCATCAGCACATTCGATCGGTCATCGTCTCTGATCCGGTAGAAGCAGCGAAGGCAGCAGGTCTACGCTATGTGACCGACGATAAACCGGGCATTCAACGACAACGACGTGGTAAAAGCTTTATTTACATCGATGTGAATGGAAAACGAATCCGTGATCCCGAAGAAATTCAGCGGATTAACGCCTTAGCTATTCCTCCTGCTTATCGAGATGTTTGGATCTGTCCCTTGCCAAATGGGCACTTGCAAGCAACGGGACGGGACGCCAAGGGACGTAAGCAATATCGCTATCACCCACTGTGGCGAACGGTGCGCGACCAAACCAAATTTACGCGTCTGCTAATTTTTAGCCAATCGTTGCCTACGATTCGCCAACAATTGGCACAAGACCTAGCACTACGGGGATTGCCAAAACGAAAAGTGCTAGCGGCAGTGGTGCAAATCATGGAGTTAACTCGCATTCGAGTTGGCAATGAAGAGTATGCCCGTACTAATCAATCCTATGGTTTGACAACGCTGCAAGATGACCATGTGGCAATTTCAGGCTCAACAATTCGTTTTTCCTTTCGTGGCAAGAGCGGAGTGGAGCATGATATGAAGCTCACCGATCGACGGTTGGCCAGAATTGTTAAGCAATGCCAAGAGATTCCAGGTCAAGATTTGTTTCAGTATGTGGATGAAGATGGCAGCTATCAGACGATCGGTTCCGCGGATGTCAATGAATATCTGCGCGAAATGACTGGAGAAGATTTTACCGCCAAAGACTTCCGCACCTGGGCAGGAACGGTTCTAGTTGCTTCCCATCTAATGCAGGTCGGATCTTTTACCTCCCAAACCGCTGCCAAGAAAAACATTACGCAAGCAATTAAAGCAGTGGCAGCGCATTTGGGCAATCGCCCGGCAACTTGCCGCAAGTACTATGTGCATCCCGCTATTCTTGATTGCTATCTAAATGAAACCTTGCATCAGATCATGGAGGTACACTTGCAGACAAACGTTCAGGAGATGCATGGTTTGCGCCCTGAAGAGTTAGCAGTTGTGGCCGTCCTTGAACAACGGTTGATGCACGAACAGTTATCGTTGCAGGAACAGAAAGTCGCCAGTTAG
- a CDS encoding peptidase domain-containing ABC transporter produces MTSVDAQIDSFISEFFEAWPFNHVPAKLRGQVASKLRLCSFRPGDLIYASKELPSAIHCVVQERVRLLGPTSYQSPTLAVVGKGEVIGWDSLLRRISVGSVRAAITVADNQPPDQLADVLTLALPADEFELLAVQHLMSVLTERISLIELFDTLSRFLSTMPTRFSEVSLKDLVQYIDREQLAVAKHWHPTMSSGHSYHTVAPLELTADRIWLVSGGEYLNIPIGTPVGAANQLNPHRPSLFPVRLLGLDRAFLSSAILSGAIPKPSTLPGSGFNRPLLPGNASSNPPIADSSIDSDTPIDTNLDHGSSISTPSLIFPPSPATSPRPALSADPSAQSYSVWRSPEATAVEDVVACFGMICDRLQVPYRPDSLRRWLTKNSTTHLEPYDLYLRIAQAIGLSAELIRFTPTAGGLNRLTTPALLRCHDIPAILHEVSPKTTVIGSPRTGLLRLTPEQLANRLSPDATTFDRFSPACQAIVFDRLPQTPLKHFGFHWFIGALSKQQGILLQVLIASMFVQLLGIANPLLVQQVIDNVIVNASVNAMPMFGMLMIIFAMLEGGLTVLRTYLLSSTTNRLDLRLGIEIVRHLLHLPMNFFEKRPVGELSSRLSELENIRQFLTGTALTAILDVVFSVFYIAVMFLYSPRLTLCVLLTVPLVILSTLIVSTLQRKLIRIKSDHGSKVQSYLVEVLGGIFTVKAQHIESLVEATWRERYVQYLASGFKTSTVSATFGSFSHFLNTTSSLLVLWVGAESVLKGELTLGGLIAFRILTGYVTGPLLRLARLWQRFQETSLSMELLADIVEFPAEETPQSSTRLQLPPIDGRVQYHEVSFGFKPGQLQLSNVSLDIPAGSFVGIVGQSGSGKSTLMKLLPRLYAAQTGSISIDGYEVSKVNLGSLRSQIGIVPQDAVLFEGTIRDNIALFTNLSDEEVIAAAKVAEAHDFIMQLSDGYSTQVGERGGSLSGGQRQRIAIARVVARNPRLLIFDEATSALDYETERRVCENLMRKFHDRTCFFITHRLNTIVPADWILFMQAGIIAEQGTHHDLMARRQLYYCLYTQQSRM; encoded by the coding sequence ATGACTTCTGTAGATGCACAAATTGACTCATTCATTTCAGAATTCTTTGAAGCTTGGCCGTTTAATCATGTACCCGCCAAGCTGCGAGGACAGGTTGCTTCAAAGTTGCGTCTCTGCTCGTTTCGCCCCGGTGATCTTATCTATGCATCCAAAGAGTTACCTTCTGCCATTCACTGTGTCGTGCAAGAGCGAGTTCGACTGTTGGGCCCCACGTCGTATCAAAGCCCGACCCTAGCTGTTGTTGGCAAGGGTGAGGTTATAGGGTGGGATAGCCTACTGCGTCGGATTTCGGTAGGTTCGGTACGAGCGGCAATTACAGTAGCAGACAACCAGCCGCCAGACCAGCTAGCCGATGTGCTGACATTGGCCTTACCAGCCGATGAATTTGAATTACTGGCTGTACAACATTTGATGTCAGTATTGACCGAGCGGATTAGCTTAATTGAACTGTTTGATACGCTGTCTCGGTTTTTATCCACAATGCCCACTCGTTTCTCTGAAGTCAGCCTCAAGGATTTGGTGCAGTATATCGATCGCGAGCAGCTAGCGGTTGCAAAACATTGGCATCCCACCATGTCAAGCGGACATTCGTATCATACCGTTGCACCTCTGGAACTGACTGCCGATCGAATTTGGTTAGTTAGCGGTGGTGAATATCTCAATATTCCGATTGGAACGCCTGTGGGGGCTGCTAATCAGTTGAATCCGCATCGTCCGTCATTGTTTCCGGTGCGGCTCTTGGGACTCGATCGAGCGTTTCTGTCGTCTGCCATTCTCAGCGGCGCCATTCCCAAACCGTCAACCTTGCCTGGATCGGGGTTTAACCGTCCTCTGTTGCCCGGCAATGCTTCGAGCAATCCCCCCATTGCAGATAGCTCAATCGATTCTGACACCCCGATCGATACAAATCTCGATCACGGCTCGTCAATTTCTACTCCATCGTTGATATTTCCTCCATCTCCAGCCACATCGCCCCGCCCTGCCCTGTCTGCTGACCCTTCAGCCCAATCCTATTCCGTTTGGCGATCGCCAGAAGCGACTGCTGTGGAAGATGTGGTAGCGTGTTTTGGCATGATTTGCGATCGGCTGCAAGTGCCCTATCGCCCCGATTCGCTGCGGCGCTGGTTGACGAAAAATTCCACCACCCATCTAGAGCCGTATGATTTGTACTTACGGATTGCTCAAGCGATTGGCTTAAGTGCAGAACTGATTCGCTTCACTCCTACAGCGGGTGGTCTTAATCGGCTGACGACTCCGGCCCTGTTGCGCTGCCACGATATCCCAGCAATTTTGCATGAAGTTTCCCCAAAAACAACCGTCATTGGCTCTCCCCGCACGGGGCTGCTGCGCTTAACTCCTGAGCAATTAGCAAATCGCTTATCTCCTGATGCAACCACCTTCGATCGTTTTTCTCCGGCATGTCAGGCGATCGTGTTCGATCGATTACCTCAAACTCCTCTGAAACATTTTGGCTTTCACTGGTTCATTGGTGCGCTGTCCAAACAACAAGGCATTTTGCTGCAAGTGCTGATCGCCTCTATGTTTGTGCAGCTATTGGGGATAGCCAATCCGCTGTTGGTGCAACAGGTCATTGACAACGTGATTGTGAATGCTAGTGTCAATGCTATGCCAATGTTTGGCATGTTGATGATCATATTCGCCATGCTAGAGGGTGGCTTAACTGTTTTGCGTACCTATTTGCTCTCCAGCACAACCAATCGGCTTGATTTACGCTTGGGTATCGAAATTGTTCGCCATCTACTGCACCTACCGATGAACTTTTTTGAAAAACGTCCGGTTGGTGAGTTATCATCACGATTGTCTGAATTAGAAAATATTCGTCAGTTTTTAACCGGAACGGCACTCACGGCAATCTTAGATGTTGTGTTCTCGGTCTTTTACATAGCCGTGATGTTTCTCTATAGCCCGCGTTTAACGCTATGTGTTCTTTTAACGGTTCCACTAGTAATTCTTTCAACCCTAATTGTTTCAACGCTTCAGCGAAAACTGATTCGGATCAAATCCGATCATGGATCTAAGGTGCAATCCTATCTCGTTGAAGTATTAGGTGGCATCTTTACCGTTAAAGCGCAACACATTGAATCGTTGGTGGAAGCAACATGGCGAGAACGATATGTGCAATATCTGGCCAGTGGATTTAAAACCTCAACAGTCAGCGCTACGTTTGGTTCATTCAGTCATTTTCTTAATACCACTAGCAGTCTTTTGGTGTTGTGGGTAGGTGCAGAATCGGTGCTGAAGGGAGAATTGACACTGGGTGGTTTAATTGCCTTTCGGATTTTGACGGGATATGTCACCGGGCCATTATTACGCTTGGCGCGATTATGGCAGCGGTTTCAAGAAACGTCGTTGTCAATGGAATTATTGGCCGATATTGTCGAGTTTCCAGCCGAAGAAACCCCGCAATCCTCAACCCGGTTGCAGCTTCCTCCAATCGACGGACGGGTGCAATATCACGAAGTCAGCTTTGGGTTTAAGCCGGGTCAACTTCAGCTATCCAACGTCAGCCTCGATATTCCGGCCGGTTCGTTTGTTGGCATTGTCGGGCAAAGCGGCTCAGGGAAAAGTACCTTGATGAAATTGCTACCGCGTTTGTATGCGGCCCAAACAGGCAGCATTTCGATCGATGGATACGAAGTCAGCAAGGTGAATTTAGGATCGCTGCGATCGCAAATTGGCATTGTGCCTCAAGATGCTGTGTTGTTTGAAGGAACCATCCGCGACAACATTGCTCTATTTACTAACCTATCGGATGAAGAGGTAATTGCAGCCGCTAAAGTAGCCGAAGCCCACGATTTTATTATGCAGTTATCAGACGGCTACAGCACCCAAGTGGGTGAACGAGGCGGATCACTCTCAGGGGGACAGCGCCAGCGGATCGCCATTGCCCGCGTAGTCGCCCGTAACCCCAGACTGCTGATCTTCGACGAAGCTACCAGTGCCTTAGATTATGAGACCGAGCGGCGAGTTTGCGAGAACCTGATGCGAAAATTCCACGATCGTACTTGCTTCTTCATTACCCACCGACTGAATACAATCGTCCCAGCCGATTGGATTTTGTTCATGCAGGCAGGCATTATCGCTGAACAGGGTACTCACCACGATTTGATGGCGCGTCGCCAGCTTTATTACTGCCTGTACACTCAGCAGTCCCGTATGTAA
- a CDS encoding peptidylprolyl isomerase, giving the protein MSTCLKIGNRLLSADQLISALVQYKLLEPLVGQVLLDDIIRDVSISQQELFQALVGNADVAMPDNFEEFVQQWCQHKGITSDYFNAVLLRGLRVDKFKHLQFAHQVESEFLRSKSDLDQVEFSLIQLTDLPLAQELYFQLRDDGAEFAQLAQRYSLGNERQTGGWIGPLPMSSLPIEIATLFRNEHVGAIYGPVPVAETFWIVRLEKLTSARLTEATRTNLINQLYDRWLQTQVRSLFATPGTIAVQPEPNTSRDEALIDG; this is encoded by the coding sequence ATGAGTACGTGTTTAAAGATTGGCAATCGCCTGCTCAGCGCCGATCAATTAATTTCTGCATTGGTGCAATACAAACTCTTAGAGCCATTAGTCGGTCAGGTGCTATTAGATGACATCATTCGAGATGTTTCTATTTCTCAGCAAGAACTGTTCCAAGCGCTTGTCGGAAATGCAGATGTGGCGATGCCAGACAATTTTGAGGAATTTGTGCAGCAATGGTGTCAACACAAAGGTATTACTTCAGACTATTTCAATGCAGTCTTATTACGAGGATTGCGAGTTGATAAATTCAAACACTTACAGTTCGCTCATCAAGTTGAATCCGAGTTCTTGCGATCGAAATCTGATTTAGATCAAGTTGAATTCTCATTAATTCAGTTAACCGATCTACCATTAGCGCAAGAATTATATTTTCAATTACGCGATGATGGAGCCGAATTTGCCCAACTCGCTCAACGTTATTCTTTGGGAAATGAACGGCAGACAGGTGGGTGGATTGGGCCATTACCGATGTCATCTCTGCCGATCGAAATTGCCACTTTATTTCGCAATGAACATGTTGGGGCAATTTATGGACCTGTGCCTGTTGCAGAAACTTTTTGGATTGTACGCTTAGAAAAGTTGACATCTGCTCGATTAACTGAAGCAACTCGCACAAATCTAATCAATCAATTGTACGATCGGTGGCTTCAAACTCAAGTTCGCTCGCTGTTTGCAACTCCAGGGACGATCGCTGTGCAGCCAGAACCAAACACAAGCCGAGATGAAGCCCTTATAGACGGTTGA
- a CDS encoding CHRD domain-containing protein: MEEQNFNTDNEKRDLVDADAAVDTSVIEASKTESTGTSVQKSDFEAALDASLADDDHNHAKPEDHNHAKPEGAGNPANHTSLGDVTVIRTLNAANIKADTSLRDNLGRRGDLMMPGSGKNTVIGSGDSDIIVGIGGGFNTITTGTGSDTIVLGAETTNRVFDFDPSKDKLAIYSDLDPNNIVIAQGKNPGKGGIDQPLDSVNNALVIDKSSGHILASLTFTQASAINDNAISKIDEAALASLDSVRFNVQEGSGKLTGTRRSDKLVGGAGDDFLYVGDNGFRIVNARGDGPGEFPFPNDSPGTTNLRADLKGGVLRINGNYRNFDGAPLFSQGETAIDEKAVILNGSDPQALINGFLQVPQDSEGNPISGTHLHFSPAGDSRGNFADATVERYLTNTPLNKKAGRISGEFELSPEEQAAFLAGNFYINLHTNVDIDKDGKGGFPTGENRVNLNQNVIKFA, encoded by the coding sequence ATGGAAGAGCAAAACTTCAACACTGACAATGAAAAGCGTGATCTTGTCGATGCAGATGCAGCCGTAGATACATCAGTGATTGAGGCGTCTAAGACGGAATCTACTGGTACTTCTGTGCAAAAATCTGATTTCGAAGCCGCGCTGGACGCATCCCTGGCAGACGATGACCACAATCATGCCAAACCTGAAGATCACAATCACGCTAAACCTGAAGGGGCCGGAAATCCTGCCAATCACACATCGTTGGGCGATGTAACCGTGATTAGAACCCTTAATGCAGCGAATATTAAAGCTGATACGTCCCTGCGTGACAATCTGGGAAGACGGGGCGATTTGATGATGCCAGGTAGCGGTAAAAACACCGTCATTGGCTCTGGCGACTCTGACATCATCGTAGGAATTGGAGGTGGTTTTAATACCATTACAACGGGTACTGGCAGCGACACGATCGTATTGGGGGCTGAAACCACCAATCGAGTGTTTGACTTTGATCCAAGTAAAGACAAATTGGCGATCTACAGTGATCTCGACCCGAACAACATTGTGATTGCGCAAGGGAAGAATCCGGGGAAAGGTGGTATCGATCAGCCCCTTGATTCGGTCAATAATGCCCTTGTCATTGACAAATCCTCAGGTCACATTTTGGCTTCTCTGACCTTTACCCAAGCCTCCGCTATTAACGATAACGCTATCAGTAAGATCGATGAGGCAGCCTTGGCTAGCCTTGACTCGGTTCGGTTCAATGTGCAAGAAGGCAGCGGTAAATTAACTGGAACTCGGCGCAGCGATAAATTGGTGGGTGGTGCTGGTGACGATTTCCTTTACGTGGGTGACAACGGCTTCCGCATAGTCAATGCTCGTGGCGATGGCCCAGGCGAGTTCCCCTTCCCCAATGATAGCCCTGGAACCACCAATCTTCGGGCCGATTTGAAGGGCGGTGTATTGCGCATCAACGGCAACTACCGTAACTTTGATGGCGCACCGTTGTTTAGCCAAGGCGAGACGGCGATCGACGAGAAAGCGGTGATTCTGAACGGTTCCGATCCACAAGCGCTGATCAACGGGTTCCTGCAAGTTCCCCAAGACTCTGAAGGCAACCCCATCTCTGGAACTCACCTACACTTCAGCCCTGCTGGAGACAGCCGTGGTAACTTTGCCGATGCCACCGTAGAACGGTACCTTACCAACACTCCTCTCAACAAAAAAGCTGGCCGAATCTCTGGAGAATTTGAACTCTCACCGGAGGAACAAGCTGCTTTCTTGGCAGGCAATTTCTACATCAACCTGCACACCAATGTAGACATCGATAAAGACGGGAAAGGAGGCTTCCCAACGGGTGAAAATCGCGTTAACTTAAACCAAAACGTGATCAAGTTTGCATAA
- a CDS encoding calcium-binding protein, whose translation MSNTTQKALDAILEALQNNEEIRPITGRRRFNGTSNADIFIGSDRNNVARGKRGNDILVGIAGNNTLDGGNGNDLLIGGDGIDVLSGGNNRDTLLGGAGDDQLDGGNGNDFLDGGLGADVLTGGNGVDQLVGGAGVDTLTGGADRDQFIYNGDLFANGTPALVAAPNIKVLNTPDIITDYMIGEDQFVFDRANLGSKDIVFQKGTASGIAADGNVIVLTDGFAAAGAAARAIANNENIQAKEGVFVYFNTTLGLTRTVYSQDLANGGDISVLANLDNQRGAVGQANIANFTANDFGLA comes from the coding sequence ATGAGCAACACCACACAAAAAGCATTGGATGCGATTCTGGAAGCATTACAGAATAATGAAGAAATTAGACCCATCACGGGCAGACGACGGTTTAATGGCACGTCGAACGCAGATATATTCATTGGCAGCGATCGCAATAATGTTGCCCGTGGCAAGCGCGGCAATGATATTTTAGTTGGCATTGCTGGCAACAATACACTCGATGGCGGCAACGGCAATGATCTCTTAATTGGTGGAGATGGAATCGATGTGCTGTCGGGCGGTAACAACCGGGATACACTGTTGGGCGGTGCAGGCGATGACCAACTCGACGGTGGCAACGGCAATGATTTTCTGGATGGTGGACTGGGTGCAGACGTGTTGACAGGCGGTAATGGAGTCGATCAACTCGTAGGTGGTGCTGGCGTAGATACCTTAACGGGTGGAGCCGATCGCGATCAGTTCATCTATAACGGTGATCTGTTTGCCAATGGTACGCCTGCGTTGGTTGCTGCGCCTAACATTAAGGTATTGAATACACCTGACATCATTACTGATTACATGATCGGTGAAGATCAGTTTGTCTTTGACAGAGCCAATCTTGGGTCAAAAGATATTGTGTTCCAAAAAGGAACGGCATCGGGAATTGCGGCTGACGGCAATGTGATTGTGTTAACGGATGGATTTGCGGCGGCAGGAGCGGCGGCTCGGGCCATTGCCAACAATGAGAATATTCAGGCAAAGGAAGGCGTGTTTGTGTACTTTAACACCACGCTGGGCTTGACTCGTACCGTTTACTCGCAAGACTTAGCCAACGGTGGTGACATCAGCGTCCTAGCAAACTTAGACAATCAGCGTGGGGCGGTTGGACAAGCAAATATCGCTAATTTTACAGCCAATGATTTTGGGTTGGCTTAA
- a CDS encoding HlyD family type I secretion periplasmic adaptor subunit, which translates to MRLRHWLNPLSLLRNHYQTTLDQVEDDLNAGALSLPQPAVWTKRLTQVILIGVTIGAGWSIFARVDVVVTARGKLEPLSQSQAVQSKVGGVVTAVHVEEGEEVQHGQLLMQLDKTSLQNQLKTLLLQQEQLVKEIAVLRLARQGAPMSMVEQSGVSIPPELMNRVQNRLLLVAQLSGDPNALSPEQQQRFRLFQQQMQDRIAASQLQESVLQTQIAGTDAQLAGSEFELQVQQELLDQFQPLLEEGAISRANFLQRAIGVNTLQSQLNQNRLQRQELQLSQARAQVESRQAMTQIYQDLQRQLTAIDAEFDATIRNNQQQLVEVNSQLNQVQLDLKNQDLYAPADGIVFELGPKLPGAVAQPGQTLLQVVPNESLIVRVQVANADVANIRVGMPVDVRIDAYPFTEYGAVTGVVTKVGSEAIALSNQPGAPTVFPVEVRLDQQFLERGNERFTLMPGMSLAANIQVRERAPISYVAEELIKAFDSMQSVR; encoded by the coding sequence ATGCGTTTACGTCATTGGTTAAACCCATTGAGTTTGTTGCGAAATCATTATCAAACCACGCTCGATCAAGTTGAAGATGATCTGAATGCAGGTGCGTTGAGCTTGCCTCAACCAGCGGTTTGGACAAAACGACTGACGCAAGTGATCTTGATTGGTGTCACTATAGGGGCAGGGTGGTCAATTTTTGCGCGAGTAGATGTAGTGGTAACGGCGCGAGGAAAATTGGAACCTCTGTCACAGTCGCAAGCAGTGCAGTCAAAGGTGGGGGGTGTGGTAACAGCAGTGCATGTTGAAGAAGGAGAAGAAGTTCAACATGGGCAGTTGTTGATGCAACTAGATAAAACATCATTGCAAAACCAATTAAAAACATTGTTACTTCAGCAAGAACAGCTTGTGAAAGAAATTGCGGTATTGCGATTAGCGCGGCAGGGTGCACCGATGTCGATGGTGGAACAAAGCGGTGTATCGATTCCACCTGAACTGATGAATCGAGTTCAGAATCGTTTGTTACTAGTAGCACAACTATCAGGTGATCCCAATGCTCTCTCGCCTGAGCAACAGCAGCGGTTCAGATTATTTCAGCAGCAGATGCAAGATCGGATAGCGGCAAGTCAGTTGCAGGAATCGGTGTTGCAAACTCAAATTGCAGGTACAGATGCTCAATTAGCAGGATCAGAATTTGAGTTACAGGTGCAGCAAGAACTGTTAGATCAGTTTCAACCCTTGCTGGAAGAGGGGGCAATCTCGCGGGCTAATTTCTTGCAACGGGCGATCGGTGTCAATACCCTTCAAAGCCAACTGAATCAAAATCGTTTGCAACGACAGGAGTTGCAACTTAGCCAAGCTCGGGCACAGGTGGAAAGCCGACAAGCGATGACACAAATCTATCAAGACCTACAGCGTCAGTTAACGGCGATCGATGCAGAATTTGATGCCACCATTCGCAACAATCAACAACAACTGGTCGAGGTCAATTCTCAACTGAATCAAGTTCAACTAGATCTGAAGAATCAAGACCTTTATGCGCCTGCTGATGGAATTGTATTTGAACTGGGTCCGAAGTTGCCAGGTGCGGTGGCTCAACCGGGACAAACCTTGCTGCAAGTTGTGCCAAATGAATCGCTGATTGTGCGCGTTCAAGTTGCCAATGCTGATGTCGCCAATATTCGCGTTGGAATGCCTGTCGATGTGCGCATTGATGCCTATCCGTTTACTGAGTATGGAGCCGTAACCGGGGTCGTCACCAAGGTGGGCAGCGAAGCCATAGCCCTTAGTAATCAACCCGGTGCACCAACCGTTTTTCCGGTCGAGGTGCGCTTAGATCAGCAATTCTTAGAACGCGGGAACGAGCGATTCACCTTAATGCCGGGGATGAGTCTAGCAGCAAACATTCAAGTGCGGGAACGTGCTCCTATTAGTTATGTTGCGGAGGAACTGATCAAGGCATTTGATAGTATGCAGTCTGTTCGCTAA